The genomic window GTCATCCTGGGGTCAACAACCTCGGAGACGAGACGTACATGTCGACCGAGCGGATGTGGGACGTGGTGCTGACCAAGCGGCTGGCCGAGTACGGCCTGCCGATCATGTACGGACTGGGTACCGATGATGCCCACAATTTCGTCGCGACCGGCGGGGCGGGTCCAGGTCGCGCCTGGGTCGTGGTGCGGTCCTCCGCTTTGACGGCCGATTGCCTCATCGAGGCCATGTATCGGGGCGATTTCTACGCTTCCACCGGTGTCATCCTCAAGGACATCCGCTTTGCCGACGACCGGCTGGACATCGAAATCGAACCCCGGCCCGGCGTGGGCTACAAGACTCAGTTCATCGGCACACTGGCCGGCTACGACGACACCGTGGCTTATCTGCCGAGCGACCCGAAGCGCGGCCCGACATGCAGGTATAGTGACGACATCGGTCGGGTCCTCAGCGAGCAGACCGGCACGATCGCATCGTACAAACTCACCGGGAAGGAAATCTACGTCCGCGCGAAGGTGATTTCCACGGCCAGACATGACGTTCCGGTGGTCGCGGGCGATTTCCAGGTGGCTTGGTGCCAACCGGTGCAGCCCGGCTGCCGGAGCGGCGGCGCTCGCTGAGCAACCGTCGGCGCGCTCCTCGATCACTTCATTGCATAGACGTACTGGAATCTCGCATTGGGGGCGGTGTCGCCGTTGACGGTGAATTCCATGACGTCGTTGTCACACTGCATGTTGTCGGCCCATTTGAAGCCCAGACGCAGCGGCGAATCGTCCCGGGGCCGCAGAATCCGGCGCGGCACCGCCAGTTCCAGCTCGCTGCCGCTGACACGATAGGGGACTTCGTCAATGGCCGTCCAGACGCCGTTCGTGCCCGCTTTCTCGAGGACGGATTTCGTCTGGCCGCGAAGCCTGCGGTTTACCCGGAAATCGTAGCTTTCCCATCCGGTCGCAAGATCATTGTCGGCGTTGATGTAGAGCAGCATCCAGTTCGGATCGGTACTCGGAGTGATTACCGAAGCGGTTCGAGCGTAGAAGCAGACGACGTGGTCGTCCGCCGCTACCTTCAAAAGCACGAAGTCGTTTCGCCCGGTCTTGTTGACATAGCGCCCTGCATCATCATAACCCGGGTGGTCCCTGTGCATGGTGTCACCCCGATCATCGCGGAACCCGGGTTGTACGCCCGCCCAATCCGAGAAGTCGCCGTCGATCTGAATGGTGGTTGGCCCGGAAGCTGTGGGCGCGGGGCGCACGCCCTTGAACCGCCTGATTCCGCTCACCATCTGGTAGTAGTAGTTGTCCCAATGCCCACCTTTCATCGGCTCGATGTCCCGGCTGTACTCTTGGGTGAACTGGTCAACAAACATGACCGGCTCACGCACGCCGTTGAACTCCGGCAGACGCATCGCAATCCATTCGTTCCAACCGGTGATGAAGATGAACTCCGGGTCCAGCTCCAGCGCCCGCTTCCACTGCTCCGCGAAGTTCAGGCCGTGCAGCACGGCGTCCGGGCGCTCGTCCTTGATGCCATCGTGCCAACTGCGGCCGTAGGTGTTGGGTTCGCTGAAGGCGCAGAGCCGCTTGCCGCTGGCGTTTTGGGCGACGCTCACCGAAACCTGTTCCACCTCGTTTGTGTCGTTGTAGTAGGGCGCCTGCGGATGGATCTGGAGCCATTGCCACTGATTGGGGCCGGTGGGGCCGGAAAAGTAGTCGGGCCCATGCGGTCGGAAGGTAAAAGTCTCCTGCATCTCCGGCGGGGCGCTTTCCTTCCTTGCCAGTATCAGCGGTTTGCCTTTCCAACGGAACCACAGGTCGGCGTAATCTCCCTTCTTGTACAGGTCGTCATACAAGCGCGACAGTACTCGCCTATCGTCTCCAAACGGCGCAAAAAAAGCGATCTGCGGCGTCCTGCCGCCGTCCCGGCGGACCTGCATCCAGACTTCGCACAGCTTCCGGTAGACCTTGGGGTATGTCTCTTGGTTGCTCACGTCGAAAACGGCGACGTCAACAAGCGCGTCGGAGAGCATCTGAGCGTGTTTGCGGAGGATCCAGGCGTCATCGCCGAGGTAGTAGCCGAACAGCGGCTCGCCCCAGTGGTGAAAGTGGTACTCAGGGCCCCACGGGTTGGTGGTCGGCCGCCCGAGGGCGTCCGGCTGCGAGGCCAGGATGCGCGTGATATCGTACGGCCCCTCGGTCCGGTGTTGCCCAAGCCATAGAAAGTAGAAGATACCCACGCTCTTGCCGGCACGAGGGCCGCCGACTTGGTCGTGGTTCGGGGCCGCACGTCCAAGGCCGTCAACGGCTGCCCAAGTATCAGGTTGCGTATCGATGAACTCGGCGGCAGCGTTGCGGTTGACTGACAACGGAAGCAGGACGGATGCACATATCGCCATTCCGAGCGCGTCTTTCATGCCGAGCACCTCCCCAAGCATAACGTTCTGATCCTCGCTTTTTTTCTGCTGTTTCGCGGCCCCGTGGCCGAAGATTCACCCGACAGGCCCGCCCCACAACCAGTCCGATAACATAGGCAGGGCCCGGAATGCCTGCAACCAACCGCGTTACGACGTGTCTATTGAGAGGAGGCAAGGTCTGCGCCCGGCTTGGTTGCCAGCCGGTGTACGTTGGCGGAGAATGGACCTTCCGCGGGCGTTTGCCGTCTTTTTCAGTGATCGAAAGCGAGCCCAAGAGCGAGGATGAGGTTCGGTGGGTTCACGTCTGATCAGTATCGTGGTGCCGGTGTACGACGAGGTCGACTCGCTGGATGGGCTTGTTGCTGAGATCCGCGACGTGGCCGCCCGGAATGACCTGGAGGTCGAAGTTATTCTGGTGGACGACGGCAGCCGCGATGCGAGCTGGGAGAGGATCGTATCGCTTGCTCGCAACGACAAGCGGATCGGCGGCCTGCGGTTTCGTCGCAATTGCGGCAAGGCGGCGGCTCTGATGGCCGGCTTCGCCGTCGCCCGCGGCAACCTGGTGTTCATGATGGACGCCGACATGCAGGATCCCCCGGAGGAAATGCCGCGTATGCTCGCCAAGCTGGACGAAGGCTTCGATCTGGTCAGCGGCTGGAAGCGCATCCGCCACGACCCGTGGCACAAGGTCTACCCGTCTCGGGTGTTCAACAAGATGATTGGATGGTTGACCGGCGTCCGGCTCCACGATCACGTCTGCGGGTTCAAGGTCATGCGGCGCGAAGTGGCCAAGGATCTTCGGCTTTATGGCGAGTTCCACCGCTTCATTGCCGTGTTCTCGGCGGCCCGCGGTTATCGAGTGACGGAGATTCCGACCCTGCACCGGGCAAGGACTCGCGGTGTTGGCAAGTACGGTTTGACGCGTTTCTTCAAGGGTTTTCTCGATCTGCTCACCGTGACAACGCTGACCCGATACCGCTGGCGACCGCAACACGTTATCGGTGTCACAGGTGTGGTCGTCGTCTTGCTGGGCGCGATGTTGCCGCTCCTTGCCGTGATCGCCGGGCAGATGTCGTCGGAACTCGGCCGCTTGAATGAATGGCTGGGCCGGCCGTTTGAAACGATCAGAGGCTTGACGGCGATGCTTGCCTGGCTCCTCCTGGTCCTGACGCCTGGGCTGGTCTTGATCGCCATCGGACTGGTCGCCGAGCTGGTGGTAGCAGAGCGTCCCTTGGATCGTCTGTACGAGGTGGTTGAGAAAGTGGGCTGGTGCGCCGAGACCGAGCCGGCCCAAGGCTGAACAGGAACGTGTCTTAAGGCGAGGGATGGTATGCAGGATCCAACAAGACCGGTCAATCCGTTGCTGAGAGAGACCCCGCCCGCGGGTGCCAGCGTTGTCGATTCCAGCACCCGCCCCCCGGAGAAACCCCTGTTCACGCCGCCCGTCCCGCTTCCCGGGGTCACGAAGCGCCGCATGCCGACCGACGTGACGGTTGTTTTCATGATCTTGGCGGCGATGGTCATTAGCTTTGCGACATTGACGCGAACCAAACTGGAGCACTGCGTTAACGATGGTTCGCGTTGGAACACCGTCTTTTACCTGGTCGAGTACGGCACCTATGAATATCTGCCGGATTGGGGT from Phycisphaerae bacterium includes these protein-coding regions:
- a CDS encoding glycosyltransferase family 2 protein, which codes for MGSRLISIVVPVYDEVDSLDGLVAEIRDVAARNDLEVEVILVDDGSRDASWERIVSLARNDKRIGGLRFRRNCGKAAALMAGFAVARGNLVFMMDADMQDPPEEMPRMLAKLDEGFDLVSGWKRIRHDPWHKVYPSRVFNKMIGWLTGVRLHDHVCGFKVMRREVAKDLRLYGEFHRFIAVFSAARGYRVTEIPTLHRARTRGVGKYGLTRFFKGFLDLLTVTTLTRYRWRPQHVIGVTGVVVVLLGAMLPLLAVIAGQMSSELGRLNEWLGRPFETIRGLTAMLAWLLLVLTPGLVLIAIGLVAELVVAERPLDRLYEVVEKVGWCAETEPAQG